Within the Leptolyngbyaceae cyanobacterium genome, the region TGATGGTAGCCCTGAATGGTCGTGTTTGCCAAATTACTTGCATCGCCGTAGCGCCATAAGCTAGCACTCCCCAACGACGTTTTACTTCTTTAGTTAGTTGTTCGGTGATTTTTACGCTCAGTCCTAAACTGGCAACATTAAAGAAGTATTTGCCATTTACCCAGCCTAAGTCAATCCGCTTGACTCGTCCATTAGCAATAGTTTGACAAGCTTGCTTGAGATCGGTGGGAATTCCCAACGTATGAGCTAAGTCATTGGCCGTTCCCAATGGCAGAATACCAAAAGGAAGTTGTGTTTTTATTAAACCTTCAGCCGCAGCATTGACAGTCCCATCCCCACCACCAATGATGACTAAATCTACCCGATCGCGATATCGCTCGATCGAATCGGATATGTGCTGAGGTTTTTCCGTCACCTTTTGTACTAACTCAAAACCTAACGCTTCCAATTGATTGACCGCTTGGGAGAAGTTCTTTCTTCCATGCCGGGAGTTATGGTTAACTAACAACAAAGCTCGGTGACTCATCAAAATACCCGATCGAACAGGCAAATTCCAGTGAGCATCAGCATATTTTTCTCCAGCTAACTCAAACAACCCTCTGTAGCTATATATTTGATTTTCAGTACTAGCCAGCGGTGCTATCTATGACCTATAGCCTGAGAATTGCAGATATCCCCAGCAGTGAACGTCCCCGCGAACGATTGATGACACATGGGCCGAAAAGCCTTGCCAATGCCGAATTGATCGCTCTTTTGTTGGGTACGGGTCAAGGAAAAGGAAAGTTATCTGCAGTAGGTTTAGGACAATATATTTTGCAGCAATTGAGCCAACACGGACGAGATCCTCTGGCAGTCTTGCGAGATATCAGCGTAGCGGAATTGATGAAAATACCAGGTATTGGGCCAGCTAAAGCCACTACTATCTTAGCTGCGATCGAATTAGGAAAAAGATCCTTTGCTAGCCGACCGCTCGATCGCACCCCGATCGAAAGTCCCGCCGCCGCCGCCGCCACCCTCTGCAATGACCTGATGTGGCAGTCACAGGAAAGATTCGCCGTCTTATTGTTAGATGTGAAAAACCGATTGATGGGAACGCAAGTAATTACCATCGGCACGGCTACAGAAACCTTAGCCCATCCCCGGGAAATTTTCCGCGAAGTGATCAGGCAGGGAGCAACGCGAGTAATTATCGCTCACAACCATCCCTCTGGCAATGTAGAACCTTCCCAAGAAGATATTAATTTGACCAAGCAGCTATTGATCGCAGCGCAGTTTTTGAATATTCCCCTATTGGATCACCTGATCTTAGGGAATGGCGACCATTTAAGTTTGCGAGAAACCACTAGTTTGTGGGACGAATATCCCCAAGGAGATTGATTGGTTGTTAATCGAATATCCGTGCTATATTAAATATTCCCGGGCGATTAGCACAGTGGTAGCGCACATCCTTCACACGGATGGGGTCACTGGTTCAAATCCAGTATCGCCCATATATATCAATTACTTATGCAATAAGCAGTCTGTAAATTATACTGTCCTTAAGATAGCCGCAAAGGGTTAGTTAGCTTCCTACTTTTTTAGGCCAATATCTTGCTTTTTGACTATGAAATGACTATGAAATCAGAATGGGTAACAAGTCTCATCTTGTATTGCTCAAAAGCGAATTACAGATTTTTTATAGCCAAATGAAATAACCGAGCGAGATCGCCACTCCCAAGTTTTCAGATAAACAGTTATCAGTTATCAAACTGTATGATGGGGAATTTATACTAATTTTACATTTTGACAAATTTTCAAAAAGGCTTGATAAACGGGATAACAATTGCGAAAAGTTTAGGATTTTAAATTTAGTTATTTGTTTGCCATAAACCAGGTTTCTCGATTTAATTACAATAATTGATTAATCAAAACTTGGAAGAGATATTTGCATATTGCCAAGACTCAAAAAAACTTTTATTTCATCTACCATAATTAGTAATTTTAATACAGCATAAATTATCTCTACCTTCGAGAAGGTTAACCTTTATGTCCCACGATGGAAAACCGCTCAACATAAGATAGCTAACCTTTAATTGGAAACAATTATCGAAGTAGGTTTAAAATGCTAAATTTAAATCGTTTTTCATCAGCAAGTGCAACTATATTAGCTTTCGGATTAACAGCAGGTGTAGTTGCACCAATAGCGCTTAATGCTCCTGCTAGCGCCCAAACGCAAGCTCCTGCTAATACTCAGACTACCTTTAACGATCTAAACGGTTATTGGGCAGCACCATTTATTCAATCTTTAGCTGCCAGAAACATAATTACCGGATATCCTAACGGACAATACAGACCGAATCAGCCAGTACAAAGGGCTGAATTTGCCGCCATGCTTCAGAAAGCTTTCGATCGAAACCAAGTACGCCAATTAACTGGTACGGGTTTTGTTGACGTTGCTAATAATTATTGGGCAACCTCAGCTATCCAAGAAGCATACGAAACCGGATTTATGGCAGGTTTTCCCGGTAGCCGTTTTTATCCCAATCGAGGAGTTACAAAAGCTGAAGCAATTGTAGCTTTAGCCAATGGTTTGGGATTAACTCCTAACCAAACTGCGGCAACAACTCTCAGCAATTATTATACAGATGACGATGCCATTCCTAGCTATGCAGTAGGGCCGATCGCAGCCGCCACCGAAGCAAATATCGTCGTCAACTATCCCAACGTAAATACTCTCGCTCCCAGTCGAGTATTAACTCGTGGGGAAGCTGCTGCTTTAATTCACCAAGCTTTAGTCAATCAAGGGGTTTTACAGCCAATTGCTAACGCTCAGGCAGCTAATTATATTGTTGGTAATACCACCAACGCAACCGGAAATCAGGTTCCCGGTAATACGCTACAAAATACAGCGCCGGATGCCACAAACCAAAACATCACGCCCAATAACACCAATCAAAACATCACGCCCAATAACACCAATCAAAACTTAACACCCAATAACACAAACCAAAACTTAACACCCAATAACACCAATCAAAACTTAACACCCAATAATCCCAATCAAACTATTGCGCCTAACAACGCAAATCCCAATTTGACACCTAATAGTCCCAATCAAACCATTACTCCTAATAATCCCAACAATCCTAACGAAAACATCGGTCCCAATAACCCTAACAATCCCAATCAAAACATCGCGCCTAATAACACTAACCAAAACATCAACCAGCCTGGTTCTCCCAATGCACAATAGGAGTGAGGCAATCTAACGCTGAAAAATGTTTTTCCCAGTACAAAATGTACTGGGTATTTTTTTAGGTATCGCAGGTCAGTTCAGATCCTCAAGTTGCTAAAGAAGTCGGAGATCTCTGCTACATTGCTATTTCACCAGCATTCTTTGACTGAAAAACGAGTAAAGAACCCATAGAGCCTTAAAATCTATGCTGTATCTCTATGAAGGGTGCTGAAGTTTTTTATGGCGCAAAATGTTGTTTCACCAAAGGTATTTTCATGGTTTTTGGTATTCCTCTCTTGCCCTTAGCTTTTCAGTTTACTTCGCCGGGGCCGATTATCCTTGAGTTGGGGCCAGTTGCGATCCGCTGGTACGGTTTGTTAATTGCTTCTGCGGTACTGATTGGAGTTACCCTTTCCGGCTATTTAGCCAAACGGCGGGGGATCGATCCCGATTTGCCGGGAGAATTGGCGATTTGGCTGGTGGTGGCGGCAATTCCTTGCGCCCGACTTTACTACGTTTTGTTTCAGTGGGAGGAGTATGCCCAGAACCCAGCTGATATCATAGCCATTTGGAAAGGTGGCATTGCGATTCATGGCGCGATCCTGGGCGGTGTTGTGGCAGCGTTGATTTTTGCCAGAGTTCAAAAAGTGGCTTTCTGGCAATTGGCAGATTTAGTTGCTCCTTCCCTCATTCTCGGTCAAGCGATCGGGCGTTGGGGAAATTTCTTCAATTCCGAAGCATACGGCGCTCCTACCGATTTGCCTTGGAAACTCTACATTCCGCCTCAAAACCGCCTTTCCGGATATGAAAATGTTGCTTATTTCCATCCCACTTTCCTGTACGAGTCTCTCTGGGATTTAATGATTTTCGGGATACTACTCGCTCTCTTCTTTCGTTCTCTGAAAGGAAAACCACATTTAAAAGTAGGTACTCTGGCGCTGGTGTATCTTTTTGGTTACAGCAGCGGTCGATTTTGGATTGAAGGATTGAGAACTGATAGCTTGATGCTAGGCCCACTGCGAATCGCACAAGTGGTCAGTATCGGGGGTATTATCCTGGGATTAACAGGTTTAGCTTGGCTTTATCTATTGAGACGAAATCTCCCCGATGTAGTCCGAGCTAATCATGAGTGGGATGCTAGTGGAGAATCTTCTGATTCTTCATCTAAGTAGTTCCATTTGCAAGTGTTTACACATGACTTATTGCCTTGGCATTATTACTCGCTTTGGATTGGTTATGGCTGCTGATTCTCGTACTAATGCGGGAGTCGATTATATCTCTACCTACCAAAAGTTGTTTGATTTTTCCGCGCCCGGGGAACGAGCTATCCTGATGTGTACTTCGGGAAATCTATCGATGACTCAAGGAGTTCTTACGTTAATTCAAAAGGATTTGAAGGCGCGAGAAGACGTAAACCTGCATACTTTACCAACTTTGTATGAAGTTGCTCGTTATATCGGTGGGAAAATACGGGAAGTGCAAGACATTGACCGTTCTTGGCTGCATAAAGATAATATTGATTTCAAATGCAGCATTCTTTTAGGTGGCCAAATTAAAGGGGAAGAACCGGGACTTTATTTGATTTACAGTCAGGGTAACTTTATCCAAGCTACTCCGGAGACGCCTTTTTTACAAATTGGCGAAACTAAGTACGGTAAGCCAATTCTCGATCGTACTCTCAATTTCGATACTCCTTTAGAAGCTTGCGCTAAATGCGCGATTCTTTCGATCGATTCCACTATGAAGTCGAATATTTCTGTTGGCCCACCAATTACGATGGTGATGTATCAAACCGATAGTCTAACGATTCGCCATAAGCTGAAATTGCGTTTGGGAGACCCTTATTTAGCTAAAATTCGTAAGTGGTGGGAAGACTCGGTAAAAAAGGCTTTCGAGCAAATGCCCGATATTGAATGGGAATACAATCCAGAACCATTTCAAGAAGATGTCGTAATTGATTGAATTGGTGGTTGGTCATTTGTCATTTGTCATTGGTCATATCATGTTCGGTTAATAAAATTAGTTTGTAGTGAGAACTTTACTCCTCAGTCCTCACTACAAACTATGGTAATAGAAAGGCACATGATATCATTGGTCACTGGTGAACAAGAAATAACAAATGACTAATGACTAATGACCAATGACTCAATAGATAGGTGAAATTCCATTGATAGTTGCTTTCCAGGTGCGCGAAAATTACCGGAAATGGGGGCAGTATATTTGGGTATAGCACTACTAACTAAAGCAATATGACGATCGGCTACTGCTAACCCATGAGTAGGATCGTAACCTCGCCAACCCGCTCCTGGTAAGTATACTTCCGCCCAAGCATGGAGTTCTCGTTCTTTTTTGTCGGGGTCGCCTTCCTGGTAACCGCTGACAAATCTAGCGGCTAATCCAACGGCGCGACAAGCTTCCATAAATAGCACTGTCAAGTCACGACAAGAACCAGATTTATGCTTCCATGTATAGCCGGCTGGAAAAGGGTCTCCATTTTCTCGGATAATATGCGGGCAATTTTTGTAAATTTGTTGATTGAGTTCGCTTAGAAAACTAGTAGTTTGATGATGAACTTTATGGCAAATATCTTGAGTTAATTCAACTACTAAGGGGTCTAATTTGGGCGGATATGGAGATTGTAAATATGGCTGAAGTTGGGATAATAAAGAGGTTGGGTAATCGATGGGAAGGTTTAATGCCCAAGGTTCTAAAAGGTAATCAAAAGGGTTGGTTCGATAGGTTTCTACTTCTGAGGTTACTTCGATTTTCAGTTGGTCTGCGTTTCCTTCAAACCAAATTTTAATTAAGGAATTGCCATCTAAGTCAATTAGGTCAGAAATACCGAGCGGTTCGGGATCGATTTTGAGGGAAAAAGAGTGGAGTTTTTGAGAGCCATCACAACGCGATCGCAATCTGATGATGTGCGGTGATAGTGCAACTCTTCGATCGTAGGTGTAAGTTGTGTTGTGTACTATTTGATAGCGCATCCTGATTTTAGATTTTAGATTTTAGATTTTAGATTTTAGATTGCAAATAATACCTGTCTATTCGCAATCTAAAATTAATCAACTAATTGGTTTAGCTGCAAAGAAAGTTTCAAAGATATTATTGCCAACTCCATTGATATGTTGCAATAATTGATCGAGAAATTCGTGCAGCCCGGTTTGGATCACTTCTTCAATGGTTAAATAGTCCAATTCCGCACGCAAACGACCTAAAGCACGTTCGGCGGGGTTACTCCAAGTTCCGGCGGGAGTTCCGGTGATTTGATGAAGCGATCGCTCTGCTTGCATGGTACAAAATCTGATCGATCGTGGAAACTCCCGGTCTAAAATCAGGAACTCTGCAATACCAGTAGGACTGATCCGATGTTGCCATTTGCGATACATTTCGTAAGCACTAGCCGATCGCAATAAAGACATCCACTGCAATTCATCCAAAGTGCTACCCACATCTTTGACTGAAGGCAGAAGCAAGAAATATTTTACATCTAAAATCCGGGCAGTTTTATCTGCTCTTTCCAAATATCTACCAATTTGACCAAAATGCCATCCTTCATTATGAGTCATGGTAGCATCCATCACTCCTGCAAATAGATGGCTAGCCATTTTAACTTCACTAAAAAAGTCTTGCGGTTCAAACGGAATTTGTCCGTCCGCCGCATCTTTTACCATGAAATAAAAAGAGTTGATCTGTTCCCACATTTCTGAAGAAATCACTTCTCGGATCGATCGAGCATTTTCTCTCGCTATTCGCAAACAAGACAAAATAGAATTTGAATACTCGCTATCAAAAGTGAGAAATTGAATCACGTTTTCGGCAGTAGCGTTTCCGCAACGTTCTTGAAATAATGACAAATCTCCTGTGGTTACAACCAAAGGTTGCCATTGTTGAACCACCCCAGGCGGAGTATCCAAAATTAAATTCAAGTTGGTATTAATAAATCGGGCAATATTTTCCGCCCTTTCTACATACCGATTTAACCAGTAAATTGAATTAGCAACGCGACTTAACATGATGTAGGAAATAAGGATATATCGAAAACAAATGACCAATGACCAATTGACTAATTAGCAAGTACCCAAGTATCTTTACTACCGCCACCCTGAGAAGAATTAACTACTAAAGAACCGCGTTTCAAAGCAACGCGAGTTAAACCACCGGGATGTACGTAAATATCTTTCCCATACAGAATGTAAGGTCGAAGATCCACATGACAACCTTCAAAATTACTATCAACTATTGTGGGAACTCGCGATAAACAAATTGTAGGTTGAGCGATATAATTACGAGGATTTGCTTGGATGCGTTTGGCAAATTCGGCGCGTTCTTCCGCTGTGGAACAAGTACCTACTAACATTCCATAACCACCAGATTCATTAGCAGCTTTTACTACTAATTTTTCTAAATTTTCCAGTACGTAATTTCGGTCTTTGTCATTCCAACATAAATAAGTAGGAACGTTTTGTAAAATAGGTTCTTCTCCCAAGTAATAGCGAATCATTTCGGGAACGTAAGCATAGATCACTTTATCATCTGCAACTCCCGTTCCCAGTGCATTTGCGATCGCAACTCTACCCGCCCGATAAACATTCGTTAAACCCGGTATTCCTAACATGGAATCCCGGCGAAAAACTAGGGGATCGATGAAGTCATCGTCAATGCGGCGATACACCACATCTACTCGTTTCAATCCTTTAGTAGTTCGCATTTGCAAATAGCCATCGACTACTACCAAATCTTTCCCTTCCACCAATTCCACTCCCATTTGTTGAGCCAAAAAAGAATGTTCAAAATAAGCGGAATTGTAAATACCTGGGGTGAGAACTACTACCGTCGGATCTGATAAATTGTTAGGCGTTAAATTTAGCAAACTTTCTAACAAATGACTGGGATAATCATCAACTGGTCGAATTGCCATTGTCTCGAACAGTTTCGAGAAAGAAGATTTCATCACCCGGCGATTTTCCAAAACGTAAGAAATTCCCGAAGGACAGCGCAGGTTATCTTCTAAAACATACCACTGCCCGTCTTTATCGCGCACTAAATCGGTGCCGGTAATGTGACACCAAATTCCTCCCGGTGGTTTTAAACCAACGCAAGGTTGGAGGAAACCTTTGGCTGAATTAATTAAATCTAAAGGGATAACGCCATCTTTAACGATTTTTTGGGCGTCGTAGATATCTGCTATAAAACAGTTCAAACTATAGATGCGCTGCTTTAGTCCTGCTTCTAAGGTAGCCCATTCTGGAGCAGAAACAATGCGAGGAATTACATCAAAAGGAAAGATCCTTTCCGTACCTCGATTATCACCATATACATTAAAAGTAGCTCCTAATTTGAACAGTGCTTTCTGCGCTACTTGCTGTCGTTGCTGGAGTTCTTCTGGTGGTAGAGAATTAATTCTTTCAATTAACGGGGTAGCTTGTGGCCGAGGTTGGCCTTTTCCCATAAATAGTTCATCATAATAATCTCCCGGATCGTAGTTATCTAGTCGCATATGCTTAGTTGTCAGTCAATCGATTTTAAATTTTAGATTGACCCCTGCTTTATGGGCGGGGTTTAACCCAATGGTTAATGTTGAATTGTCAACATTCAGTAGTTTTTAAGCATTTTTTAATCATCAATCATTGATAATTAGTGACAATTTCAGCCTCAAGTCTGATGCGTCAAATATAAATAATATGATTTAAGGAGAAACGTATTTTCTTTACGTAACAATTCGTGATTATTACCGTAGAGGGATTTTTCGCTAATAGAAAACGGGGTTTTCTTTGAGGAAAACTGCAAGTTATGTGTAAAGTAAGAAGTATCTGTTCGCTTTACCTAGTTGTTGACTTTTAGATCGCTTCAAGAAAGTTGAAGTGCTGGCTAATTTTTGGATGTCTCTTTATATACATTACATCGGCTATATCAGTGACATCCGTTACGTCGGTTACAGAAATTTTAGCCATTTTTTGCTGGGCAACCTTAACTATTAAACTGAATCGAAAATTCGATCGCACTTAACGGCACCAATGACAATCACGCAAGTTTGGGGAGTTCTGACAATTTTGGTAGTTTGTCCTCTGCTGGGAGGACTACCCCTGATTGCTTGGATTACTTACGCCCTCACCAGGCGTAACTTACGAGAAATCGGCACTGGTAATATTGGGGTGCAAGCTGCTTTTTACCACGGCGGAACCTTAGCGGGTATCCTAGCTGTATTATCGGAAGCAGGCAAAGGGATTGCGGCGGTGATGTTAGCCCGTGCTTTCTTTCCACCCGGTTCAGAGTGGGAGTTAATTGCTCTAATTGGTATAGTGATGGGGCGCTACTGCGTGGGTAAAGGCGCGGGGACAACCAATGTAGTGTGGGGTTTTGTTGTCCATGATGTGCGGGTAGCAGGATTGGTATTTTTGATCGGAGGAATCAGTTTTACCATTCTGCGAGAGAGACAAGCCGGACGAATCGCAGTTTTAATCTTATTTCCGGCGATTTTGGCGTTATTGCATCCCAACGAATATCCGCGTATATTTGCTGCCATTGCGCTGGCGTTACTCATCGGTTGGATTTATCACAGAATACCCGATGATTTAGACCTTCCCCCACAAGAAGGACAGCGCACTTCACAAAAAATGTTTCGCTTTTTTAGAGGCGACAAAGCAATGATTTCCCTAAATCAACAATTGGATGCAACGAAAGTAGGACAAAAAGCCGCTACCTTATCTCAACTCAAGCGCTGGGGTTACTCAGTCCCAGATGGATGGGTGCTATTACCGGGAGATGACGCCGCACCATTGATCGAATCTCTGTCAGCTTCTCAGCAACAACCTTTAGTAGTTCGTTCTTCTGCTATTGGGGAAGATTCCGAATCCGCTTCTGCTGCTGGACAATACGAAACTATCTTAAACGTCACAAATCGAGAAGCTTTGCAACAAGCAATCCTCCGATGTCAAGCTTCTTACCATCAACCTAACGCCATTGAATATCGCCAACAGCGCTATCTTCCAGAATCAGCAATGGCGGTTTTGATTCAAAAACAAGTATTTGGCGCATTTTCCGGCGTTGCTTTCAGTCGTGATCCAATGGTGGGACATGGGGACGCCGTAGTGATTGAAGCTTTACCCGGTGCAGCTTCTCAAATCGTTTCCGGAAAAGTAACGCCGGAACAATATCGAGTTTTGTTAACAGCAGAAAATTCCCCCCACCCCCCCATCACCATAGAAGGCGAAGGCGACGTACCCCAAGCGCTAATTCGAGAAGTAGCAATTTTGGCGCGAGAATTGGAAGCACGATATCACGGTATACCGCAGGATATCGAGTGGAGTTATGATGGGCAAACTTTGTGGGTTTTGCAATCGCGCCCCATTACTACTTTATGGCCGATTTGGACGCGCAAGATTGCCGCAGAAGTAATTCCGGGATTAATTCGCCCTTTAACTTGGTCGATTAATCGTCCTCTCACTTGTGGAGTTTGGGGAGAACTTTTTACTTTAGTTTTAGGGAAAAGAGCAGAGGGATTAGATTTTAATGAAACGGCAACTCTGCACTATTCTCGCGCTTATTTTAATGCTTCTTTGTTGGGGCAAATTTTCCGCCGCATGGGTTTACCGCCGGAAAGTTTAGAGTTTTTAACTAGAGGCGCTAAATTTAGCAAACCAGCTTTTCGTTCCACTTTGCAAAATGTACCGGGTTTGCTGCGTTTATGGCGTCGTGAATTGCGCTTAGAAAAAGATTTTAATCGAGATTATCGACGATTTTTCGCATCAGGTTTAGCTGAATTATCCAGTCATCCAGTTCGTAGTGAGGACTTCAGTCCTCTCATTTCTCCAGAAGCACTGAAATCTTTACTACCAATCTTAGAAAGAATTGAATTTATCCTTAATTTGATTAAGCGTGCAACATATTACAGTATTTTAGCACCCCTGAGTTTGGCACTGAGACAAGCAATATTTAAAGTAGAACATCAAGAACTAGATACTGGTAAAAGCCCGGAAGTTTCCAGTTTACGAAGTATTCAGGAACTCGCTGACGCTGCTCGCTTTTTGTTACCGCAACCAAAGCAAATTAATCCTTTAGATACGGGAGATTTTGCGCCAGACATATTTGTGATTTTAGCAGAAAGTACGGATGGACAATCAATATTAGAACAGTTTAATGAATTTTTGCATAAATATGGTTATTTGAGTGATGTAGCTACAGATATTGC harbors:
- a CDS encoding S-layer homology domain-containing protein, with amino-acid sequence MLNLNRFSSASATILAFGLTAGVVAPIALNAPASAQTQAPANTQTTFNDLNGYWAAPFIQSLAARNIITGYPNGQYRPNQPVQRAEFAAMLQKAFDRNQVRQLTGTGFVDVANNYWATSAIQEAYETGFMAGFPGSRFYPNRGVTKAEAIVALANGLGLTPNQTAATTLSNYYTDDDAIPSYAVGPIAAATEANIVVNYPNVNTLAPSRVLTRGEAAALIHQALVNQGVLQPIANAQAANYIVGNTTNATGNQVPGNTLQNTAPDATNQNITPNNTNQNITPNNTNQNLTPNNTNQNLTPNNTNQNLTPNNPNQTIAPNNANPNLTPNSPNQTITPNNPNNPNENIGPNNPNNPNQNIAPNNTNQNINQPGSPNAQ
- a CDS encoding alpha-E domain-containing protein → MLSRVANSIYWLNRYVERAENIARFINTNLNLILDTPPGVVQQWQPLVVTTGDLSLFQERCGNATAENVIQFLTFDSEYSNSILSCLRIARENARSIREVISSEMWEQINSFYFMVKDAADGQIPFEPQDFFSEVKMASHLFAGVMDATMTHNEGWHFGQIGRYLERADKTARILDVKYFLLLPSVKDVGSTLDELQWMSLLRSASAYEMYRKWQHRISPTGIAEFLILDREFPRSIRFCTMQAERSLHQITGTPAGTWSNPAERALGRLRAELDYLTIEEVIQTGLHEFLDQLLQHINGVGNNIFETFFAAKPIS
- the radC gene encoding DNA repair protein RadC, with protein sequence MTYSLRIADIPSSERPRERLMTHGPKSLANAELIALLLGTGQGKGKLSAVGLGQYILQQLSQHGRDPLAVLRDISVAELMKIPGIGPAKATTILAAIELGKRSFASRPLDRTPIESPAAAAATLCNDLMWQSQERFAVLLLDVKNRLMGTQVITIGTATETLAHPREIFREVIRQGATRVIIAHNHPSGNVEPSQEDINLTKQLLIAAQFLNIPLLDHLILGNGDHLSLRETTSLWDEYPQGD
- a CDS encoding circularly permuted type 2 ATP-grasp protein codes for the protein MRLDNYDPGDYYDELFMGKGQPRPQATPLIERINSLPPEELQQRQQVAQKALFKLGATFNVYGDNRGTERIFPFDVIPRIVSAPEWATLEAGLKQRIYSLNCFIADIYDAQKIVKDGVIPLDLINSAKGFLQPCVGLKPPGGIWCHITGTDLVRDKDGQWYVLEDNLRCPSGISYVLENRRVMKSSFSKLFETMAIRPVDDYPSHLLESLLNLTPNNLSDPTVVVLTPGIYNSAYFEHSFLAQQMGVELVEGKDLVVVDGYLQMRTTKGLKRVDVVYRRIDDDFIDPLVFRRDSMLGIPGLTNVYRAGRVAIANALGTGVADDKVIYAYVPEMIRYYLGEEPILQNVPTYLCWNDKDRNYVLENLEKLVVKAANESGGYGMLVGTCSTAEERAEFAKRIQANPRNYIAQPTICLSRVPTIVDSNFEGCHVDLRPYILYGKDIYVHPGGLTRVALKRGSLVVNSSQGGGSKDTWVLAN
- a CDS encoding proteasome-type protease; this encodes MTYCLGIITRFGLVMAADSRTNAGVDYISTYQKLFDFSAPGERAILMCTSGNLSMTQGVLTLIQKDLKAREDVNLHTLPTLYEVARYIGGKIREVQDIDRSWLHKDNIDFKCSILLGGQIKGEEPGLYLIYSQGNFIQATPETPFLQIGETKYGKPILDRTLNFDTPLEACAKCAILSIDSTMKSNISVGPPITMVMYQTDSLTIRHKLKLRLGDPYLAKIRKWWEDSVKKAFEQMPDIEWEYNPEPFQEDVVID
- a CDS encoding lipid kinase codes for the protein MFELAGEKYADAHWNLPVRSGILMSHRALLLVNHNSRHGRKNFSQAVNQLEALGFELVQKVTEKPQHISDSIERYRDRVDLVIIGGGDGTVNAAAEGLIKTQLPFGILPLGTANDLAHTLGIPTDLKQACQTIANGRVKRIDLGWVNGKYFFNVASLGLSVKITEQLTKEVKRRWGVLAYGATAMQVIWQTRPFRATISQGDRAIEVKTVQIAVGNGRYYGGGMVVRDDAKINDQRLDLYSLEIDRWWQILLHLPTIKQGQQTDSAGVRTLEGKEFEVMTNFPLPINTDGEIRTYTPAKFRLIPEALPAIVPKSPEISGLVEE
- a CDS encoding glycerol-3-phosphate acyltransferase; this translates as MTITQVWGVLTILVVCPLLGGLPLIAWITYALTRRNLREIGTGNIGVQAAFYHGGTLAGILAVLSEAGKGIAAVMLARAFFPPGSEWELIALIGIVMGRYCVGKGAGTTNVVWGFVVHDVRVAGLVFLIGGISFTILRERQAGRIAVLILFPAILALLHPNEYPRIFAAIALALLIGWIYHRIPDDLDLPPQEGQRTSQKMFRFFRGDKAMISLNQQLDATKVGQKAATLSQLKRWGYSVPDGWVLLPGDDAAPLIESLSASQQQPLVVRSSAIGEDSESASAAGQYETILNVTNREALQQAILRCQASYHQPNAIEYRQQRYLPESAMAVLIQKQVFGAFSGVAFSRDPMVGHGDAVVIEALPGAASQIVSGKVTPEQYRVLLTAENSPHPPITIEGEGDVPQALIREVAILARELEARYHGIPQDIEWSYDGQTLWVLQSRPITTLWPIWTRKIAAEVIPGLIRPLTWSINRPLTCGVWGELFTLVLGKRAEGLDFNETATLHYSRAYFNASLLGQIFRRMGLPPESLEFLTRGAKFSKPAFRSTLQNVPGLLRLWRRELRLEKDFNRDYRRFFASGLAELSSHPVRSEDFSPLISPEALKSLLPILERIEFILNLIKRATYYSILAPLSLALRQAIFKVEHQELDTGKSPEVSSLRSIQELADAARFLLPQPKQINPLDTGDFAPDIFVILAESTDGQSILEQFNEFLHKYGYLSDVATDIAVPTWQEDPSSVRELFAQFVVNLPPKYMPPANPSMKARLVQSRLDLKGKVTEVYSKLLAELRWTFVALEKIWLESGILREEGDIFFLEFWEIERVILEGDTGLVNRFGEIIQERRSQFAQHHELPSVPPVVYGNNFSVASLTGTQESIEGARVLQGIGASSGQAEGRVKVLQNLQNVGEIHRDTILVVPYTDSGWAALLARAGGIISEVGGRLSHGAIVAREYGIPAVMDIHDATRLLRDGMWVKIDGGRGIVEII
- a CDS encoding transglutaminase family protein, with amino-acid sequence MRYQIVHNTTYTYDRRVALSPHIIRLRSRCDGSQKLHSFSLKIDPEPLGISDLIDLDGNSLIKIWFEGNADQLKIEVTSEVETYRTNPFDYLLEPWALNLPIDYPTSLLSQLQPYLQSPYPPKLDPLVVELTQDICHKVHHQTTSFLSELNQQIYKNCPHIIRENGDPFPAGYTWKHKSGSCRDLTVLFMEACRAVGLAARFVSGYQEGDPDKKERELHAWAEVYLPGAGWRGYDPTHGLAVADRHIALVSSAIPKYTAPISGNFRAPGKQLSMEFHLSIESLVISH
- the lgt gene encoding prolipoprotein diacylglyceryl transferase, producing the protein MKGAEVFYGAKCCFTKGIFMVFGIPLLPLAFQFTSPGPIILELGPVAIRWYGLLIASAVLIGVTLSGYLAKRRGIDPDLPGELAIWLVVAAIPCARLYYVLFQWEEYAQNPADIIAIWKGGIAIHGAILGGVVAALIFARVQKVAFWQLADLVAPSLILGQAIGRWGNFFNSEAYGAPTDLPWKLYIPPQNRLSGYENVAYFHPTFLYESLWDLMIFGILLALFFRSLKGKPHLKVGTLALVYLFGYSSGRFWIEGLRTDSLMLGPLRIAQVVSIGGIILGLTGLAWLYLLRRNLPDVVRANHEWDASGESSDSSSK